A window of Ananas comosus cultivar F153 linkage group 4, ASM154086v1, whole genome shotgun sequence contains these coding sequences:
- the LOC109709081 gene encoding uncharacterized protein LOC109709081 produces MPTTRSGTAGAAEAAAAEEVETSVTSGSSELHELQDQLVTLTELVTQQAAAARQQMDAARRQEDRMKRLEDLLLRQTTDREIPDSVPIAPERGTTVRAQSPVLDTPPVAPRAETRQETVVPPPVPVAAAGTVLPEMVGVEERERMMERLNDFRRCNPHIFDGEKADHWVVEKWLMHMEKLFYDTFVEERYRVWFATHHLDGEAYRWWVDIREDPRADLAAITWNRFKELLLTTYFPQSVKRQMERDLRNLRQGDRTVAEYEREFSRLLHCVPFVVRDDEDKARIFEVGLRPAIFRYCPARSNLSTTGCSEPALTVKRAEIFEGKMFDRMQRKRPCSESMCRQSFRNPKSIKGTFKDSRGSSLSSGTVGHPSVRRPRTLFICGGLTPPQLSTAWADVYHGHQVYLQSHHILP; encoded by the exons ATGCCTACGACTCGTTCTGGAACTGCCGGGGCGGCTGAGGCAGCCGCTGCGGAAGAAGTTGAGACTTCCGTCACTTCGGGGTCCAGTGAGctccatgagttgcaggatcagcttgTGACGTTGACAGAGTTGGTTACTCAGCAGGCCGCGGCAGCACGACAGCAGATGGACGCTGCGCGTcggcaggaggacaggatgaagaggttagaggatctgTTACTGCGGCAGACGACCGACAGAGAGATTCCAGATTCTGTACCTATAGCACCAGAGAGGGGCAccacagtgagagcacagtcacctgtacttgacacacccccagtagctccgagggcagagacccgacaggagacagtagtaccaccaccagtacctgtagcagcagctgggacagtgttacccgagatggtgggggttgaggagcgagagcggatgatggaacgatTAAATGACTTCCGTCGCTGCAACCCTCAtatctttgacggggagaaagccGATCATTGGGTGGTTGAAAAATggctgatgcatatggagaagctattttatGATACCTTTGTTGAGGAGCGGTACCGAGTctggtttgcgacacaccaccttgatggcgaggcttacaggtggtgggtggacatCCGGGAGGATCCCCGTGCTGATTTGGCTGCTATCACGTGGAACAGGTTCAAGGAATTGTTGTTGACGACCTATTTTCCACAGAGTGTGAAGAGGCAGATGGAAAGAGATCTGAGAAATTTGagacagggggacaggacagtggcagagtatgagcgagagttctcccgattactgcactgtgttccttttgtaGTTCGagacgatgaggacaaggctcgtatttttgaggtgggtttgcgaccTGCGATCTTCAGATATTGTCCAGCGCGTTCAAACCTCTCTACTACTGGATGTAGTGAACCGGCCTTGACCGTGAAAAGGGCGGAGATATTCGAAGGAAAGATGTTTGATCGAATGCAAAGGAAGAGACCCTGCAGTGAGAGCATGTGCAGGCAGTCCTTTAGGAACCCCAAAAGTATCAAGGGGACATTCAAGGACAGTCGAGGGTCGAGCTTGTCTTCAGGCACCGTCGGGCACCCGAGCGTTCGTCGACCGCGCACGTTGTTTATCTGTGGTGGCCTCACGCCGCCACAGTTGTCCACAGCGTGGGCAG ATGTTTATCATGGCCACCAAGTATACTTACAGTCTCATCACATACTGCCCtaa
- the LOC109709080 gene encoding uncharacterized protein LOC109709080 — MAPFEALYGKKCRSPIHWSEVGERVALGPNVVREAEEKVSLARQRLATAQSRQKSYADKRRRELEFVVGDRVFVKVSPMRGVRHFGVRGKLSPRYVGPFEVLERIDAVVYKVALPPRLARLHDVFHVSNLRKYIRNSTHVLEYEPVELREDMSYEKYPVCVLNREERKLRSCTISYVKVQ; from the coding sequence atggcgccatttgaggcattgtatggaAAGAAGTGCCGTTCTccgattcattggagcgaggtgggcgAGAGAGTTGCTCTCGGCCCcaatgtagtgcgggaggcagAGGAAAAAGTTAGCCTTGCCCGTCAGCGTCTAGCGACGGCACAAtcaaggcaaaagagttatgccgacaagcgcaGAAGAGAATTAGAGTTCgtggttggagaccgtgtatttgtGAAGGTATCGCCTATGCGAGGTGTAAGGCAttttggggtccgcgggaagttaagtccccgatatgtcgGACCGTTCGAGGTATTAGAGCGCATTGACGCGGTGGTGTACAAGGTTGCATTGCCACCGAGACTCGCGAGACTTCACGATGTATTTCACGTGTCGAacctccgaaagtatattcgcaactcaACACATGTGCtagagtatgagcccgtggagttGCGCGAAGACATGTCGTATGAGAAGTACCCGGTGTGCGTCCTCaatagagaagaaaggaaattGCGGAGTTGCACAATTTCGTATGTAAAGGTCCAGTAA